A genomic segment from Gracilimonas sediminicola encodes:
- a CDS encoding CPBP family intramembrane glutamic endopeptidase gives MNQEKETASSHSEYQQVYENHKPAPWVERNGFAHWGMAIAWVFVALIAFNIVGGIVGFVGILATAESLDVQTMLDELSTNFDILFLANSSGQILIMALATLLVVKLHAVKGDRKEFLRMKLSGNVWQVTALAAVLFVVAQPTILFLGWLNSFLPVPEAMAQMQETMAEMISNFLKSDNALLLGVFHIGLVPAVCEEIMYRGYVQRAFEKSWGITAAILISGAIFGAYHLQISNFLPLATLGVFLAYVTYISDSLIPAMVAHFVNNGGQVVASSFYPEMLDEKITPEMDIPVLLVIGSVVLTTGLLYYLYTLKPKEQEA, from the coding sequence ATGAATCAGGAAAAAGAGACGGCATCTTCGCACAGTGAATACCAGCAAGTATATGAAAACCATAAGCCGGCCCCGTGGGTAGAACGTAACGGTTTTGCCCACTGGGGAATGGCTATTGCCTGGGTTTTTGTAGCACTAATCGCGTTTAACATTGTTGGAGGAATTGTTGGGTTCGTAGGAATTTTAGCTACCGCTGAAAGCCTGGATGTGCAAACCATGCTGGACGAGCTTTCCACCAACTTTGACATCCTTTTTCTGGCAAACTCCTCGGGTCAAATTCTCATCATGGCCCTTGCTACACTGCTGGTTGTCAAACTTCACGCAGTAAAGGGAGACCGGAAAGAATTTCTCAGAATGAAGCTTTCCGGGAATGTGTGGCAGGTAACCGCTTTGGCTGCCGTTCTTTTTGTTGTTGCTCAGCCCACTATTTTGTTTTTAGGGTGGCTGAATTCCTTTCTACCGGTTCCGGAAGCTATGGCTCAAATGCAGGAGACCATGGCCGAAATGATTTCAAACTTTCTGAAATCAGATAATGCCCTGCTTTTGGGAGTATTTCATATTGGGTTGGTACCGGCGGTGTGCGAAGAGATTATGTACCGTGGATATGTGCAGCGGGCTTTTGAAAAAAGCTGGGGCATAACGGCTGCTATCTTAATATCAGGGGCTATCTTCGGAGCCTATCACCTTCAAATTTCAAACTTTTTACCGCTGGCCACTTTAGGTGTTTTCCTGGCCTATGTTACCTACATCTCTGATAGTCTGATTCCGGCTATGGTTGCTCACTTCGTAAATAACGGCGGACAAGTAGTAGCCAGCAGCTTTTACCCGGAAATGCTGGATGAGAAAATTACCCCTGAAATGGACATCCCTGTTCTTTTGGTAATTGGCAGTGTCGTTTTAACCACAGGTTTGCTTTATTACCTGTACACGTTGAAACCAAAAGAGCAGGAAGCAT
- a CDS encoding DUF4199 family protein, with translation MENEQIQENPSYWNSVIIASLVVGIIVTAFAIIGGYMTLGSEPSGSFFSSAQLLGTIGCLVGAIGGVLANWHYAKEYDVTYKIGKGALIGLFVGLGATVVSVILGQIWNIIDPSFQQALVDWNIQNIEAMQMPAEAKEQAISGMENPNSAKNIGLQALFTFIGLGLLNVISGLIGAKIFASEE, from the coding sequence ATGGAAAACGAACAGATACAAGAAAACCCAAGTTATTGGAATTCAGTAATAATAGCCTCACTGGTGGTAGGGATTATCGTTACAGCCTTTGCAATTATCGGCGGGTATATGACTTTAGGTTCTGAGCCATCAGGATCATTTTTTAGTTCAGCTCAACTTCTTGGAACCATCGGATGTTTGGTCGGTGCCATTGGTGGAGTGCTTGCAAACTGGCACTACGCTAAAGAGTATGACGTTACCTATAAAATCGGCAAAGGTGCATTAATTGGACTTTTCGTTGGTCTGGGTGCTACCGTTGTTTCTGTTATTTTAGGACAAATCTGGAATATTATTGATCCAAGTTTTCAGCAAGCTCTTGTAGACTGGAACATTCAGAATATCGAAGCTATGCAAATGCCGGCAGAGGCAAAAGAGCAAGCTATTTCCGGGATGGAGAATCCTAATTCTGCTAAAAATATAGGTCTTCAGGCTTTATTTACTTTTATCGGTCTTGGACTTTTGAACGTAATCTCGGGCTTAATCGGCGCTAAAATTTTCGCATCAGAAGAGTAA
- a CDS encoding DUF2085 domain-containing protein, which yields MWSLQAHNKLLYWSLLPALVFLVIAALGPGLFSSSPTAINSWQFAIFDVLCHQDPARSYTLSGVQMAVCARCFGIYGALFAGWILLPVYALLKKRGQNIEKGWLIAAILLNLVDVSGNYFGLWTNTLTSRFIMGALFGLPLAFILVHEFFTINNSE from the coding sequence GTGTGGAGCCTGCAGGCACATAACAAGCTATTGTACTGGAGTTTGTTGCCGGCACTGGTGTTTCTGGTTATTGCAGCCTTGGGCCCCGGTCTGTTTTCATCTTCACCCACAGCTATAAACAGCTGGCAATTTGCCATATTTGATGTGCTATGCCATCAGGATCCTGCCCGCTCATATACTCTTTCCGGTGTTCAAATGGCTGTTTGTGCAAGATGTTTTGGTATCTATGGGGCATTGTTTGCCGGCTGGATTTTACTGCCTGTGTATGCCCTGTTAAAAAAGCGGGGACAAAACATAGAAAAGGGCTGGTTAATTGCTGCTATTCTGTTAAATTTAGTTGATGTTTCGGGAAACTATTTCGGCCTTTGGACGAATACCCTTACCTCAAGATTTATTATGGGTGCCTTATTTGGATTACCGCTCGCATTTATCTTGGTACATGAATTTTTCACAATTAATAATTCGGAGTAA